Proteins encoded within one genomic window of Humulus lupulus chromosome 1, drHumLupu1.1, whole genome shotgun sequence:
- the LOC133829526 gene encoding protein FAR1-RELATED SEQUENCE 5-like → MGFGKLSDDVKRRNGNVSMRRWVCSREGFRRDEWLNMPIRKKRSKPITRTGCQEDTNGLLAQVCSINLVGIRTSQIMLHVAIQSGGYERIPCQVRDVYNKVVGSIRHEKLETDAEGALEFLDCMSSWDPNFCVYHQPDEENWLGNVFWADGTARKDYTMFSDVVAFDTTYMRNVYTKPLCILKCVNHHFSTYVFGFALLVDEKTTTYSLMLRVFIQCHDDKNPLVVITNGENEM, encoded by the exons ATGGGTTTTGGGAAACTATCGGATGACGTGAAGAGAAGAAATGGGAATGTATCCATGAGAAGATGGGTTTGCTCAAGAGAAGGCTTCAGGAGAGATGAATGGTTGAACATGCCAATTCGAAAGAAGAGATCAAAGCCAATCACAAGAACAGGTTGTCAG GAGGATACCAATGGATTGCTCGCTCAAGTTTGTTCAATAAACCTAGTGGGTATAAGGACATCTCAGATTATGTTGCATGTGGCCATTCAATCGGGAGGCTATGAAAGAATACCTTGTCAAGTTAGAGATGTGTACAACAAAGTTGTTGGTTCGATAAGGCACGAGAAGTTGGAAACAGATGCTGAAGGTGCCTTGGAATTCTTGGATTGTATGTCCAGTTGGGATCCGAATTTTTGTGTGTACCATCAACCAGATGAAGAGAACTGGCTTGGAAATGTGTTTTGGGCAGATGGCACTGCAAGAAAGGACTACACAATGTTCAGTGATGTGGTTGCATTTGACACGACATACATGAGAAACGTGTATACTAAGCCATTATGCATTTTGAAGTGTGTGAACCACCACTTCTCCACCTACGTTTTCGGCTTTGCTTTGTTAGTAGACGAGAAAACAACAACATACTCGTTGATGCTTAGGGTATTTATACAGTGTCACGATGATAAAAATCCATTAGTCGTTATCACAAATGGTGAAAATGAAATGTGA